A window from Cryobacterium sp. PAMC25264 encodes these proteins:
- a CDS encoding glutamate decarboxylase: MAARHPCRSTDPHISQLNNRKENPMTLTRPAAVVNNEMDDIFATTPMTTRAPRTRFPEIEQEPRDVYQLVKDELMLDGVARMNLATFCTTWVEPEVRQLMDDSIDKNIIDKDEYPQTAELESRCIHMLADLFHSPEAATTVGTSTTGSSEAAMLGGLAAKWRWLARRRAAGQDTTRPNLVCGPVQVCWDKFARYFDVELRQAPMNAGNIMTPAEAVALCDENTIGVVVTFGQTFTGKFEDVDAISAALDELQSRTGLDIDIHVDAASGGFVAPFCAPNIRWDFLLPRVKSLNVSGHKTGLAPLGSGWVIWREAADLPQELIFNVNYLGGQMPTFNLNFSRPGGQVVCSYYNFLRLGKEGYRKVQSATYSVAKHLSEGIRATGRFDIVFDGDPQHGIPAVTWKLNDTASGFNLFDLAEELRTRGWLVPAYTLPPAQEIVTVQRIIVRHGVSIDMADLLLTDLGNAIAKLDNRPPSRPLTDAEATSFNHSGSAAVPVVGARS, encoded by the coding sequence GTGGCCGCCCGCCATCCATGTCGCTCAACCGACCCCCACATTTCACAACTGAACAATCGAAAAGAGAATCCAATGACACTCACCAGGCCCGCTGCGGTCGTCAACAACGAGATGGACGACATCTTCGCCACAACGCCGATGACGACCCGCGCGCCCAGAACCCGCTTCCCGGAGATCGAACAGGAACCGAGGGATGTGTACCAGCTGGTGAAAGACGAACTCATGCTCGACGGTGTCGCACGCATGAACCTCGCCACGTTCTGCACCACCTGGGTAGAGCCGGAGGTGCGCCAGTTGATGGACGACTCCATCGACAAGAACATCATCGACAAGGACGAATACCCGCAGACTGCCGAGCTCGAATCACGATGCATCCACATGCTCGCCGATCTCTTCCACTCGCCGGAGGCCGCAACCACGGTCGGCACTTCCACCACGGGCTCGAGTGAGGCAGCGATGCTCGGCGGTCTGGCGGCGAAGTGGCGATGGCTAGCTCGCCGACGTGCCGCGGGCCAGGACACCACCCGGCCGAACCTGGTATGCGGGCCGGTGCAGGTGTGCTGGGACAAGTTCGCCCGCTACTTCGATGTAGAACTGCGGCAGGCGCCAATGAACGCCGGCAACATCATGACGCCGGCGGAAGCCGTGGCCCTGTGCGACGAGAACACCATCGGTGTCGTGGTCACCTTCGGCCAGACGTTCACGGGCAAGTTCGAAGACGTCGACGCGATCAGCGCGGCGCTGGACGAACTGCAGAGCAGAACCGGGCTCGACATCGACATCCACGTGGATGCTGCCAGTGGCGGCTTTGTCGCACCGTTTTGCGCCCCGAACATTCGGTGGGACTTTCTCCTTCCTCGAGTGAAGTCGCTGAACGTGTCCGGCCACAAGACTGGGCTCGCTCCGCTGGGAAGCGGATGGGTGATCTGGCGGGAAGCCGCTGACCTGCCCCAAGAGCTGATCTTCAACGTCAACTACCTGGGCGGGCAGATGCCGACCTTCAACCTGAACTTCTCCCGTCCGGGCGGTCAAGTTGTGTGTTCGTACTACAACTTCCTCCGGCTCGGAAAAGAGGGCTACCGGAAAGTCCAGTCGGCGACGTACTCGGTAGCGAAGCACCTCAGCGAGGGGATTCGTGCCACAGGCCGTTTTGACATTGTCTTCGATGGAGATCCCCAGCACGGCATCCCGGCCGTCACCTGGAAGCTGAACGACACCGCCTCCGGGTTCAATCTCTTTGATCTGGCCGAAGAGCTGCGCACTCGCGGCTGGCTCGTTCCCGCCTACACGCTACCGCCGGCGCAGGAGATAGTGACCGTGCAGCGCATCATCGTGCGCCACGGCGTGAGCATCGATATGGCAGATCTTCTGCTGACCGACCTCGGCAACGCCATCGCTAAGCTCGACAACCGGCCGCCGTCCCGCCCGCTCACCGATGCAGAAGCCACAAGTTTCAACCACTCCGGCAGCGCGGCAGTCCCTGTGGTCGGTGCGCGCTCATGA
- a CDS encoding BON domain-containing protein: protein MTITTAVRKDHELQTSVQDELEWDPSLNAARIGVAVDDGAVLLSGQVGNYLEKVQANRAALRVRGVGTVVNDLVVHNPSTAPTEIDLAKSITEALRWSANVPDSVKAEVHGNTVTLLGDVQWNFERNGARRAIEWVHGVDHIDNRITLRARPTADDAAARIRAALVRNAALDADKIQVQIEGNHATLTGSVQSWAERHEAEAAAWSSPHITQLKNEILVKPLRG from the coding sequence ATGACAATAACCACAGCAGTTCGCAAGGATCACGAACTCCAAACTTCCGTTCAGGACGAGCTTGAGTGGGATCCGTCGCTCAACGCCGCCCGCATCGGCGTCGCTGTCGATGACGGCGCCGTGTTGCTCTCGGGCCAAGTCGGCAATTACCTCGAAAAGGTTCAGGCCAACCGGGCGGCGCTCCGAGTGCGTGGGGTCGGCACGGTTGTCAACGACCTGGTCGTTCACAATCCGTCCACAGCACCCACCGAGATCGACCTGGCCAAATCGATCACGGAAGCTCTTCGCTGGTCGGCCAACGTGCCCGACAGCGTGAAGGCCGAAGTGCACGGGAACACCGTGACATTGCTCGGCGACGTTCAGTGGAACTTCGAACGCAATGGCGCGCGCCGCGCGATCGAGTGGGTACACGGCGTCGACCACATCGACAACCGGATCACCCTTCGCGCTCGTCCCACAGCGGATGACGCCGCAGCCCGTATCCGTGCGGCGCTGGTGCGGAACGCAGCGCTCGACGCCGACAAGATCCAGGTGCAGATCGAGGGCAATCACGCCACGTTGACCGGCAGCGTGCAGTCGTGGGCCGAACGTCATGAAGCCGAGGCCGCCGCGTGGTCCTCCCCCCACATCACTCAGCTGAAGAACGAGATCCTGGTCAAGCCCCTCCGAGGCTGA
- a CDS encoding GAF and ANTAR domain-containing protein yields the protein MNGMSREAQISAAFVAVSDALTTTHHMIDLIHTLVHGCTEILDMQAGGLVLVDGTGSLRVMTSISEAVGFVETVQLDAGAGPCIDSFRTGRSVAVNDIGRSESWPAFRRAALDRGFHSAVATPMKLRGTVIGTMNLFRAAPVDVSVRDEALAQALADVATIGIMHERALREGHQMEDQLRRALESRILIEQAKGMIANQLSLSMDDAFILLRKYARDRNLTIGAVAESVSHLRVSVDEVASPFLRSA from the coding sequence ATGAATGGCATGTCTCGGGAAGCGCAGATCAGTGCCGCGTTCGTGGCGGTCTCAGACGCATTGACCACCACGCACCACATGATCGACCTCATCCACACTCTCGTGCACGGCTGCACCGAGATTCTCGACATGCAGGCCGGAGGGCTGGTGTTGGTCGATGGCACGGGAAGTCTCCGGGTCATGACGTCAATCAGCGAGGCAGTGGGGTTTGTGGAGACTGTCCAGCTCGATGCTGGGGCGGGCCCGTGCATCGATTCATTTCGCACGGGCAGGTCCGTGGCCGTCAACGACATAGGGCGATCTGAATCGTGGCCGGCGTTCAGGCGGGCTGCCCTGGACCGTGGTTTCCACTCGGCGGTGGCCACGCCGATGAAGCTGCGCGGCACCGTGATCGGCACGATGAATCTGTTCCGGGCGGCGCCGGTGGACGTCAGCGTGCGTGATGAGGCGCTGGCCCAGGCCCTTGCCGACGTCGCAACCATTGGGATTATGCACGAGCGGGCGCTTCGCGAAGGCCACCAGATGGAGGATCAGCTGCGCAGGGCGCTGGAGAGCCGCATTCTGATCGAGCAAGCCAAAGGCATGATCGCCAACCAGCTGTCGCTCAGTATGGACGACGCGTTCATCCTGCTCCGGAAATACGCGAGAGATCGCAATCTGACCATTGGCGCTGTGGCCGAGAGCGTGAGCCACCTTCGGGTGAGCGTCGACGAGGTCGCGTCGCCGTTTCTCCGCTCTGCTTGA
- a CDS encoding M15 family metallopeptidase, whose protein sequence is MGAADGLIEEGEAVSPFADDLPAITNLDPDLRAAMQNAARDAIADEIDFVVTSGWRSAAYQQSLLDAAVIEYGSLEAAGEFVLSPEQSRHVTGEAVDIGRTDADSWLSQHGADYGLCQTYANEMWHFELATEPGGDCPEQLPNAAG, encoded by the coding sequence ATGGGCGCCGCAGACGGCCTGATCGAGGAAGGTGAGGCGGTGTCGCCCTTTGCCGACGATCTGCCCGCGATCACCAATCTCGACCCCGATCTACGCGCTGCCATGCAGAATGCCGCCCGCGACGCCATCGCCGACGAGATCGATTTCGTCGTGACCAGCGGATGGCGGAGCGCCGCGTACCAGCAGTCCCTGCTCGACGCCGCGGTGATCGAGTACGGCAGCCTGGAGGCGGCGGGGGAGTTCGTGCTCTCGCCCGAGCAGTCCAGGCACGTCACCGGCGAGGCCGTCGACATCGGGCGAACGGATGCGGACAGCTGGCTGAGCCAGCACGGTGCTGACTACGGGCTCTGTCAGACCTACGCCAACGAGATGTGGCACTTCGAACTTGCAACGGAGCCGGGCGGGGACTGCCCCGAGCAACTGCCGAACGCCGCCGGTTAG
- a CDS encoding HAMP domain-containing sensor histidine kinase — MSARLRLTLSYAGFLLVAGIALLALVFYILRFVPDGNIDNGGPFVPSRSDLLAALWPRTWQVLIVLLVIGFGGGWFLAGRMLRPLQQINGVARRVAAGSFDHRVHLGGAQDEFHELADTFDSMLDRLQASFDDQRRSAANAAHELRTPYAIERSMLDVALADPTGLDIDKLLRRLDETNRRGIEVVEALLALATIDEGRAITRTPLDLAEIAGDVIRELRPLADEAGVSLSSELGEGDFDGSGTLVRQVTANLILNGIRHNTVPPGWLEVRTETVADGSVQLTVSNSGPAVAAELLGSLTEPFVRGVARVGTRSAGPGRAPVGSGLGLALVARVVDVHNAGLDIAARPSGGLTVTVRFPGPTATNAGG; from the coding sequence GTGAGCGCCCGGCTGCGACTCACCCTGAGTTACGCCGGCTTTCTGCTCGTGGCGGGCATCGCACTCTTGGCGCTGGTGTTCTACATCCTCCGCTTCGTGCCCGACGGCAACATCGACAACGGCGGCCCATTCGTGCCCAGTCGCAGCGACCTGCTCGCCGCGCTCTGGCCGCGCACCTGGCAGGTGCTCATTGTGCTCCTGGTGATCGGGTTCGGCGGCGGCTGGTTCCTGGCCGGGCGGATGCTGCGCCCGCTTCAGCAGATCAACGGGGTCGCCCGGCGCGTCGCCGCGGGCTCGTTCGACCACCGGGTGCACCTGGGCGGCGCGCAGGACGAGTTCCACGAACTCGCCGACACGTTCGACTCGATGCTCGACCGACTGCAGGCCTCATTCGACGACCAGCGCCGGTCCGCCGCGAACGCCGCGCACGAGCTGCGCACCCCCTACGCGATCGAACGGTCGATGCTCGATGTCGCGCTGGCCGACCCGACCGGCCTCGACATCGACAAGCTGCTGCGTCGGCTGGACGAGACGAACCGGCGCGGCATCGAGGTGGTGGAGGCGCTGCTGGCCCTGGCGACCATCGACGAGGGTCGCGCGATCACCCGCACCCCGCTCGACCTGGCCGAGATCGCGGGCGACGTGATCAGGGAACTCCGCCCGTTGGCCGACGAAGCCGGTGTCTCCCTGAGCAGCGAGCTCGGCGAGGGGGACTTCGACGGCAGCGGCACGCTCGTGCGGCAGGTGACGGCGAACCTGATCCTCAACGGCATCCGCCACAACACGGTGCCGCCCGGCTGGCTCGAGGTACGCACCGAGACCGTGGCCGACGGGTCCGTTCAGCTCACGGTGAGCAACTCCGGCCCGGCCGTGGCCGCCGAGCTGCTTGGCAGCCTCACCGAGCCGTTCGTTCGTGGGGTCGCCCGCGTCGGCACGCGCTCGGCAGGGCCGGGCCGTGCGCCGGTGGGCAGCGGCCTCGGCCTCGCCCTCGTCGCCCGGGTGGTCGACGTGCACAACGCGGGGCTCGACATCGCGGCGCGCCCCTCTGGCGGACTCACCGTGACAGTGCGGTTCCCGGGGCCCACCGCTACCAACGCCGGAGGGTGA
- a CDS encoding response regulator transcription factor, whose amino-acid sequence MRVLIVEDEPYLAEAIRDGLRLEAIASDIVGDGDTALEYLAVNEYDAVILDRDIPGTHGDDVARWIITTGLPCRILMLTAADLLDEKIRGFEIGADDYVTKPFELRELVMRLRALGRRPAEGAPPVQEYAGLRLDTLRREVYRDGRYVALTRKQFAVLEVLLAARGGVISAETLLERAWDENADPFTNAVRITISSLRKRLGDPWLIHTVAGVGYRLDAADAAQGHS is encoded by the coding sequence ATGCGCGTACTGATCGTCGAAGACGAGCCCTATCTGGCCGAGGCGATCCGCGACGGTCTCCGACTGGAGGCCATTGCCTCGGACATCGTCGGCGACGGCGACACCGCGCTCGAGTACCTGGCCGTGAACGAGTACGACGCCGTCATCCTCGATCGGGACATTCCCGGCACCCACGGCGACGACGTCGCTCGCTGGATCATCACGACCGGGCTGCCCTGCCGCATCCTCATGCTGACTGCGGCCGACCTGCTCGACGAGAAGATCCGCGGCTTCGAGATCGGCGCCGACGACTACGTCACCAAGCCGTTCGAACTGCGGGAGCTCGTCATGCGCCTGCGGGCCCTGGGCCGGCGCCCGGCCGAGGGTGCGCCTCCGGTACAGGAGTACGCCGGGCTCAGACTCGACACCCTTCGGCGGGAGGTCTACCGCGACGGGCGCTACGTAGCCCTCACCCGCAAGCAGTTCGCCGTGCTCGAGGTTCTCCTGGCCGCCCGCGGCGGAGTGATCAGCGCCGAAACTCTGCTCGAACGAGCCTGGGACGAAAACGCCGACCCGTTCACGAACGCGGTGCGCATCACCATCTCGTCGCTGCGCAAACGGCTCGGCGACCCCTGGCTCATCCACACCGTCGCCGGTGTCGGGTACCGGCTTGACGCCGCGGATGCCGCTCAGGGACACTCGTGA
- a CDS encoding CAP domain-containing protein produces the protein MRTRLTLKLGAVLVALSILAGGAGAANAAPADERSAVVRLTNETRTRDGGVPLVESDELNRVAQAWADEMAVSGYRHSDNTWRSDRLTPGWDTNGENIAQGYRDASQVTAGWIASPGHYANIVNDRYTRIGVGYDPSQNLWVQIFAGYPADRTATPPAPAGDTAAADAVTLSKVVYDSTIFEIVTGADGSETAVPLSFAKWRDVYRLRTPTPASTDFVKYPWSPTVYAVTFWPGGESTWMWTPLSFPQWLTAGQPAPRTAGWIKDSYYYQWGTSAEIFVEGADGVNHKLSYNEWAASGFRTPVQRSNEGYLKLSWAPEFARMLDLRTGAGRPLGYAEWQAEAFPTPRSVQRMPGDTFYSYRGNSTIWYAGPGMNRPVTLQEWQAAGSPAPAVRG, from the coding sequence ATGCGCACCAGACTCACGCTGAAGCTCGGCGCCGTGCTTGTTGCCCTGTCGATTCTTGCTGGGGGAGCGGGAGCGGCGAACGCGGCCCCCGCCGACGAACGGTCCGCGGTGGTGCGGCTCACCAACGAGACCCGCACACGCGACGGTGGCGTCCCGCTCGTCGAGAGCGACGAACTCAACCGGGTGGCTCAGGCCTGGGCCGACGAGATGGCCGTGTCGGGCTACAGGCATAGCGACAACACCTGGCGCTCGGATCGCCTGACGCCCGGCTGGGACACCAACGGCGAGAACATCGCCCAGGGCTACCGTGATGCCAGCCAGGTGACGGCGGGGTGGATCGCATCCCCCGGCCACTACGCGAACATCGTGAACGACCGCTACACCCGCATCGGCGTGGGCTACGACCCCAGCCAGAACCTCTGGGTGCAGATCTTCGCCGGTTACCCCGCCGACCGCACGGCGACCCCGCCCGCCCCCGCTGGAGACACCGCGGCGGCCGACGCTGTCACGCTCTCCAAAGTCGTCTACGACTCGACGATCTTCGAGATCGTGACCGGCGCCGACGGCAGCGAGACGGCGGTCCCCCTGAGCTTCGCCAAGTGGCGCGACGTCTACAGGCTTCGCACGCCGACACCGGCGTCGACCGACTTCGTGAAGTATCCGTGGTCGCCGACCGTGTACGCGGTCACGTTCTGGCCCGGCGGCGAGAGCACGTGGATGTGGACGCCGCTGTCCTTCCCGCAGTGGCTCACCGCAGGCCAACCGGCCCCGCGCACCGCCGGGTGGATCAAGGACAGCTACTACTACCAGTGGGGCACCTCAGCGGAGATCTTCGTGGAAGGCGCCGACGGCGTGAACCACAAGCTCAGTTACAACGAGTGGGCCGCTTCCGGCTTCCGCACCCCGGTGCAGCGAAGCAACGAGGGTTATCTCAAGCTGAGCTGGGCTCCCGAGTTCGCCCGTATGCTCGACCTGAGGACCGGCGCCGGCCGCCCGCTCGGTTACGCCGAATGGCAGGCGGAGGCCTTTCCCACACCCCGGTCGGTGCAGCGGATGCCCGGAGACACCTTCTACTCCTACCGCGGCAACTCCACGATCTGGTACGCCGGCCCCGGCATGAACCGCCCCGTCACCCTGCAGGAGTGGCAGGCCGCCGGATCTCCCGCTCCGGCCGTCCGCGGCTGA
- a CDS encoding MarR family winged helix-turn-helix transcriptional regulator: MENVPSPSEGVAEPVITPHADEVIASLLEYRAAEQAMSVRTRDALHMGTRDLQALRFLIKAESEQRIVSGRVLADHLGMTSASVTALLDRLTKSGHVQRTPHPTNRRSNMVTATVGSEDEVRQTLGGMHARMIDAVKALGPEDAALVREFLESMTAAVDSVDVVNAT, encoded by the coding sequence ATGGAAAACGTACCCTCCCCATCGGAGGGCGTAGCTGAACCGGTGATCACGCCACACGCCGACGAAGTGATCGCCTCCCTGCTGGAGTATCGCGCAGCAGAACAGGCCATGAGTGTGCGCACCCGGGATGCCCTGCACATGGGCACGAGAGATCTCCAGGCTCTCCGGTTCCTCATCAAGGCCGAAAGCGAGCAGCGCATCGTCTCCGGCCGGGTTCTGGCCGATCATCTGGGCATGACCAGCGCATCCGTCACCGCTTTGCTCGACAGGTTGACGAAGAGCGGGCACGTGCAGCGCACCCCGCACCCGACCAACCGGCGCAGCAATATGGTCACCGCCACAGTCGGTTCCGAGGACGAGGTGCGCCAGACCCTCGGTGGCATGCATGCGCGCATGATCGACGCTGTCAAAGCCCTCGGGCCCGAAGACGCCGCCCTTGTGCGTGAATTCCTGGAGTCGATGACTGCCGCCGTCGACAGCGTCGATGTGGTCAACGCGACCTAG
- a CDS encoding MarR family winged helix-turn-helix transcriptional regulator: MVYSVQDAATHYSYSDDAQRERSVAVLEAMRTYRAAESAMRSRTQRSMGLGENDLLALRYLVTAKQQGRSIGPKELTAYLGITSASTTALLDRLERSGQVRREHSPFDRRALILIPTATTDAEMQAALGDVPERMVEVANRLNPAQAKVVIDFLKSMRAAVDEIDAQVGTEVPPARSGPVKP; this comes from the coding sequence ATGGTTTATTCGGTGCAGGACGCGGCAACGCATTACTCGTACTCCGACGACGCCCAGCGCGAGCGAAGTGTGGCAGTTCTCGAGGCGATGAGAACCTATCGAGCGGCGGAGTCTGCCATGCGCAGCCGGACTCAGCGCTCCATGGGCTTGGGAGAGAACGACCTCCTCGCCCTGCGGTATCTGGTGACCGCGAAGCAGCAGGGCCGCTCCATCGGCCCCAAGGAACTGACTGCGTATCTGGGGATCACGAGCGCGTCCACCACAGCCCTGCTCGACCGTCTCGAGCGCTCCGGGCAGGTACGCCGGGAGCACAGCCCGTTCGATCGTCGTGCGCTCATTCTGATTCCGACCGCCACGACGGATGCCGAGATGCAGGCCGCCCTCGGCGACGTGCCGGAACGCATGGTCGAGGTGGCCAATCGACTGAACCCCGCGCAGGCGAAGGTCGTCATCGATTTCCTGAAGAGCATGCGTGCGGCCGTGGACGAGATCGATGCCCAGGTGGGCACGGAGGTCCCACCAGCTCGGTCCGGGCCCGTCAAGCCATAG
- a CDS encoding GlsB/YeaQ/YmgE family stress response membrane protein: protein MGFFGFLLLGLLAGAIAKLILPGKNGGGWLITLVLGVVGALLGGFLGSLLFNAPLEDFFSIQTWLLAIGGSIIVLVIYGALTGRRR from the coding sequence ATGGGCTTTTTCGGATTCCTCCTCCTCGGCCTCCTCGCCGGAGCCATCGCCAAGCTCATCCTCCCCGGTAAGAACGGCGGCGGATGGCTGATCACCCTCGTGCTCGGCGTCGTCGGCGCACTGCTCGGCGGATTCCTCGGCAGCCTCCTCTTCAACGCTCCGCTGGAGGACTTCTTCTCCATCCAGACCTGGCTCCTGGCCATCGGTGGCTCGATCATCGTGCTCGTGATCTACGGCGCGCTCACCGGACGCCGCCGCTAG
- a CDS encoding SDR family oxidoreductase — translation MSRTYLVTGAASGIGQATAERLRSQGDRVIGADLHDADIQVDLSTAAGREELIARAGELSGGTLDGVAAIAGLAAPIAATVAVNYFGAIGTLTGARPLLATSSAPRAVAVSSISSLQPADTVLVDLMLAGDEPRALARAEELAAGTDAHQIYASSKQALSRWLRRTAPTANWAGAKIALNAVGPGVVITPMTRELMATPESVAGLLEMVPMPLNGPVQPTEVADLLCWLLSEGNSHVTGQIVFIDGGYDAMTRSDTVW, via the coding sequence ATGTCTCGCACCTATCTCGTCACCGGCGCCGCTTCCGGCATCGGCCAGGCCACCGCCGAACGCCTCCGCAGCCAGGGTGACCGCGTCATCGGCGCCGACCTCCACGACGCCGATATCCAGGTCGATCTGTCCACCGCGGCGGGCCGGGAGGAGCTCATCGCCCGGGCCGGCGAGCTGAGCGGCGGCACCCTCGACGGCGTCGCGGCGATCGCCGGTCTCGCCGCCCCTATCGCGGCCACCGTGGCGGTGAACTATTTCGGCGCCATCGGCACCCTCACGGGCGCCCGGCCGCTACTGGCCACCTCCTCGGCGCCGCGGGCGGTCGCCGTCTCCTCGATCTCCTCACTGCAGCCGGCCGATACCGTCCTGGTGGACCTGATGCTGGCCGGAGACGAACCCCGCGCCCTGGCGCGGGCCGAAGAGCTGGCCGCGGGCACGGATGCGCATCAGATCTACGCGTCCTCCAAGCAGGCCCTCTCCCGATGGCTGCGCCGCACGGCCCCGACAGCGAATTGGGCCGGCGCCAAAATAGCGCTGAACGCAGTGGGCCCCGGCGTGGTGATCACGCCGATGACCCGCGAGCTGATGGCGACCCCGGAGTCCGTCGCCGGCCTGCTGGAGATGGTGCCGATGCCGCTGAATGGTCCGGTGCAGCCGACCGAGGTCGCCGACCTGCTCTGCTGGCTGCTCAGCGAGGGCAACTCCCACGTGACCGGGCAGATCGTCTTCATCGACGGCGGCTATGACGCGATGACCCGCTCCGACACGGTCTGGTAA